In Bordetella holmesii ATCC 51541, the following proteins share a genomic window:
- a CDS encoding 2Fe-2S iron-sulfur cluster binding domain protein gives MFRKLHESGAASLTLTIDGEPVTAEAGESVAAVLLRQTTPASRSTPVNESPRAPYCMMGVCFECLAIIDGVASTQSCMVPVREGMRVERQHGKRSVQA, from the coding sequence ATGTTCAGAAAGTTGCATGAATCCGGCGCGGCCTCGCTGACGCTGACCATCGATGGCGAGCCGGTCACGGCCGAGGCGGGAGAAAGCGTGGCAGCGGTGTTGTTGCGACAGACCACGCCGGCCAGTCGTAGCACGCCGGTCAACGAAAGCCCGCGTGCCCCGTACTGCATGATGGGCGTGTGCTTCGAGTGCCTGGCCATCATCGACGGGGTGGCGTCCACGCAATCCTGTATGGTGCCGGTACGCGAAGGCATGCGGGTCGAGCGTCAACATGGCAAACGGAGCGTGCAAGCATGA
- a CDS encoding putative opine oxidase subunit A: MAATDTGRLLGEEYRAGAALAERFRQCGAVYEPQTQVWQIESGWHVYMTRNGRAEVVRADRIVLAIGAQERPAPFPGWTLPGVLTVGAAQILLKTSRQVPAAPVWVAGSGPLPLLYMAQLLRAGGKIAGWLDTTAPGPGAEPCLGPGQRWRPGAMSVRDWADCGS; this comes from the coding sequence ATGGCCGCCACCGACACGGGCAGGCTGTTGGGCGAGGAGTACCGCGCAGGCGCCGCGCTGGCCGAGCGCTTCCGGCAGTGCGGCGCGGTTTACGAGCCGCAGACGCAGGTCTGGCAAATCGAAAGCGGCTGGCATGTCTACATGACCCGCAATGGCCGGGCCGAGGTGGTGCGGGCCGATCGCATCGTGCTGGCCATCGGAGCGCAGGAGCGCCCGGCACCGTTTCCGGGCTGGACGCTGCCGGGCGTGCTGACGGTGGGGGCGGCGCAGATCTTGCTCAAGACATCCAGACAGGTGCCTGCGGCGCCTGTCTGGGTGGCCGGCAGTGGCCCGTTGCCGCTGCTGTACATGGCGCAATTGCTGCGCGCCGGCGGCAAGATCGCCGGCTGGCTGGACACGACCGCTCCGGGGCCTGGCGCCGAGCCCTGCCTTGGGCCGGGGCAGCGCTGGCGTCCTGGGGCGATGTCCGTAAGGGACTGGGCTGACTGCGGGAGTTGA